CAGCAGATTTTGTCGCGCCAATCGGGTTGGCGCAAAGTGCAGATCGGCGGTCAGACCGGTCATCAGTCGGTTCATCTCTTCGGGGAACGGGTCGCGCTTATTGCCTGTGCGCAGTCCGGCTTCTACGTGGCCAAAGGTCGTTTGGCGATAGAAAGCGGCGAGGGAAGCCGCAAAAGTGGTGGTCGTGTCTCCTTGAGCCAGCACGATGTCCGGCTGGTGTTCGGCGATGGCTTGATCGATTCCCTCCAAGGCGCGGCAGGCGGTTTGGGCGAGCGTCTGACCGTGCTGCATGATGTTCAGGTCGATGTCGGGCTTTATGCGGAACATCGTCATCACCTGGTCGAGCATTTCGCGGTGCTGTCCGGTGGAGAGGCAAATGGTCTGAACGCCTGGGCGCGATTGGAGTTCGAGGATGACCGGCGCCATTTTGATCGCGTCGGGACGAGTGCCGAAGACAGCCAAAACCTTCACGAACTATCCTCTCCTCGTCAGCAGCAGCGCCAAAGCGCCAAATGCCGCTGCGACGGCGTAAAGCACGATCACGGCTTGGCGCTGGTTGAGGCCGCGTTCCAACAATTGATGGTGGATGTGCCGCTTGTCGGCCTGTGCTATCGGCTGGCCGCTCAAGGCCCTTCGCACCACGACGACCGCCGCATCCAAGAGGGGCAGCCCGAAGACAAGCACCGGCACCAGGATAGAGAAGGCCGCTGCTGCTTTGAACGCGCCCAATATGGAGAGGCTGGCCAGCATGAAACCCAAGAATTGCGCGCCGCCCGTGCCCATAAAGACGGTCGCTGGATTGAAATTGTGGCGCAGAAAGCCGGCTGCCGATCCGGTGATCGCCGCCGCCGCGATCGCGATCAGCCAATGGGGATAGGGCTGATTGGTGGCGTTGGCCGTCTGAAGCGCCAACAGCGCAAGGGTCATGCCGGCAATGGCGCCCACGCCTGCCGCCAATCCGTCGATGCCGTCGATCGTGTCCATCGTCTTGCTGACGACGAAGATCCAGATGGCAGTAACGGGCACGGCCAGCCAGCCCAAGGGAACATAGCGACTGGCGTCAAATCCGCCCGAGGTCGATTGGGCGAACGGGTTGGTAAAGCCGACGATTTGAACGCCAAAAATCTGGACTAAAAGTCCGGCAAGGAGCAGAAAGCCCGCCTGCACCTTGGGCGAGAGGTTGGCGCGGTCGTCCAGCAGTCCCATTGCCAAGACAAGGCCGCCGACCGCAACGATGCCGATAACGGGCAGAGCGCGATCCAAGAAGACGACCAGCGAAGGCGCCAACAGCGACAGCCGCCCCAACCCAAACGCGATGGCGATCAGCGCTCCGAGATAGATGGCAATGCCGCCCCACAAAGGCGTGGGCGATTTGTGCACTCGGCGGGGGTCGGGGATCGCCAAGACGCCTTTGCGTCTGGCCAGTTCTCGCGCCCAGGGAGTCAGCCAATAGGTCGAGACGAGCGCGATAAGAAAGACCGCGAAGATGGTTTTCATGCGTCGAGAAAGCGAACTAACTCAACTTGCGCCTGTCCAAAAAGTTCGAGCGCGAAATCGTCCGGGTAATCGCCCTCGAACACGACGCGGCGTATCCCCGCGTTGATGATCATCTTGGCGCAATGGTTGCACGGCTGGCAGGTAACGTAGACGGTCGCGCCTTTGGTCGATACGCCGTTCAGCGCGCCCTGCAAAATCGCGTTTTGCTCGGCGTGGAGCGCGCGCAGGCAGTGCCCGTCCACCAGATGGCAGCCGATTTCGCTACAGTGCGGCAATCCGTGCGGCGCGCCGTTGTATCCGGTGGTCAGAATGCGCTTGTCCAACACGATCACGGCGCCGACGCTGCGGCGGGGGCAAGTGGCACGGGTGGCGACCACCTTGGCGATCTGCATAAAGTAAGCGTCCCACGACGGTCGGGGCATCGATGGTGATTCTACCAGGAGGCTTTATCCCGCGCGCCGTTGGCGCGCCGCCTTGAACTCGCTGGGACTAAGGCCGAACTTGGCACGAAAGGCCTTAGAAAAGTGGCTGAGACTGACGTAGCCGACCTCGATCGCCGATTCGGAGACCGTCGCTCGGCCCGATGCAAGCAACGACGCGGCCTTTTGGAGCCGGATCTCTGCGAGATACTCCGACGGCGAACGGCCCAGAACCACGCGAAACAGCCTTTGGGTTTGGCGAGGGCTGAGGCAGATCGCCTGCGCCAAACTTTTGGAAGCGTTCGGATTGTCTAGGTGCTGGTGCAGAAAGGCGACCGCGCGATCGATCCTCTCATCGATCGGTTTGCGCTCGAAGCAGATAAAGGAGAGAATCTCTCTCAATTTGGCCTGATAGAAGAGAGCCATCCCACCGACGTCCGGAGGCTCCAAAATCTGATCCACAATCGGCTTTAGAGCGGCGCCGTCGATGTTAAGCGCAGACCTTTCGTCATCGCTGCGCTCAAGAAGTTCCGCTACGGTCGGGCACAGTTTGGCGCGGTCGGCCTCAGCCAGTCGTTGCAACAGTTGGGGATCGATCGAAACGATAAGGTGATGGTGAAAATAGGTCAGCCCGGCTTCGGCGCGCGCTCGCGGGCAGACCGGCATATCGGGGTCGGGCCGCCGGAGACTGATACAGATCTCGATCCAGTCGGGCGAGGGCGATAGATCGGTCGCGCGCAACGGATCGTCCGAGGAAAACCGCCTCTCATAGATGACAAAGCCGTCGTCCTGCGCGATGAGGCGCGAGCCGGGAATCAGAATCGCCTCTTCCACGCTCCGATTCTACCCGGCGGAGTAGAATATCGGCATGAACTCTATGAGCCTGCAAGAGACCTACGCCCCTACCAGCATCTGCTTTGGATGCGGCCCCGCCAACGAAAAAGGCCTGCACATCCGCTCCTTTTTGGCGGACGGCGAGTATGTCTCCGATTGGACGCCGGAGAAGCATCACGAGGCGTTTCCTGGGGTGCTGAACGGCGGGATCATCGGCGCGCTTTTGGACTGCCACTCGAACTGGGCGGCGGCACACCATCTGATGGTGCGGACGGGCGCCGATCACCCTCTTTGCACGGTTACGGCCGAGTTTCATGTAAAACTGACCCGCCCGACGCCGACGGATGGGTCTGTTCATCTGACCGCACGGATCGCAGAGTCGAGCGACGAGCGAGCGACGGTCGATGCTGAATTGATCGCTGGCGGTAAAGTGTGCGCGACCTGTCGCGGGGTCTTTGTAGCGGTCAAACCCGGCCATCCGGCCTACTATCGCTGGTAAACAACGGATCTATCGCGATAGGTAGACTTCATCGACCATGGTGCGGATTTTGCCATCGTAGGCTTGGTAGTAAACGGTCTTCGGTCCGGCGCCTTCGCTCAGTTCCCATTCCATTTCTGGCTGATAGGGCATCCAGGGCGAGTAGTTTTTGCCATCGTTGCTCAGGCGGACCCAATTGACGCGGTTTTGGCCGTGCAGATAGAGCGCTACCCGGCGCGAACGGACTATCGGCGAGTCGTTTTCGATGACGATCGGGTAGACGCCGCTGCGGGCGCCGCAGTCCAGCACCCAATATCGCCCAGATCGTCCGGCGCCCATCTCGCGCAGACTCGGGCTGAGCAAGGTGGCTCGATGTCCCTCGCTTTCCAGCCATGCTTTCACCGCGTCGCGAGCGTCTTCGTGTCCTAGGGCGCAGTTCTCCCATATTGCGGCGGGGTATCCGCTCTCGGCAGCTCGCTCGCTGGGTCCATGGCCTTCTGGAGCGCAGTGATCAAAATAGCCTCGGGCAGCCATATCGTCCGCATGGGATTGGGCTGCCAAAGCTAATCGCGGTTCGATTTTGAGCGGCGGAAGGCCGAACTCTCGGCGCGCCTGGTTGACGCTGAGCGCTACCTCGTGGGCAGGAGAGAGAGCAACGGGCGCGGCCGGCGTCGTGCCGGCCCCAACCAGCAATGTGGGCGTTAGCGCCCATGCGAGAAGAGTGCGCAATGCCATAGGCAAAATAAGCTCGGCGGCCACAGCAATATTGTCGGCCACCAAAGCGAGACGCCATAGTATAGCCCAGATTTGAACGATTTAGAACAGTCCGGTGATGGTTCCGCGCTCGTCCACGTCGATTTTCTGCGCCGAAGGGGTTGCGCCGAGGCCCGGCATCAGCATGATGTCGCCCGCCAATGCGATGAGGAAGCCCGCGCCGGCCGCCAGTTTGACATCTCGTACGGTGATGCGAAAGCCCATTGGCGCATTGAGCTTTTTGGGATCGTCCGAGAAGCTGTATTGCGTTTTGGCCACGCAGATGGGCCGATTCGGGTAGCCGTTATCGACCGCCCAGCGGATGGAGCGCCGGGCGGTGGGCGTCAGTTCGACCCCCTCGGCGCCGTAGGCCAAGCGGGCGATGGAGTCCAGTTTGGTCGCTTCGTCGTCTTCCAATGAATAGAGATGCTGAAACTCGCCCGGCTCGTCGGCGGCTTTTGCAACGGCTTCCGCGAGATCGACGCATCCTTCGCCTCCCTGGTTCCATGGATCCGCGACGACAACGCTTAGACCCGATTCGGCGGCGACCGAGCGAATCGCGGTCAGTTCGCCTTCGGTGTCTGAAGGGAATCGGTTGACGGCGACTATGACCGGGCGACCGTATCTCTGAAGATGCGACGCATGGCGCAGGAGATTGTCCATGCCCGACTTGATTGCGGTTAGATCGTCTCCTTGGCCATGATGCTTGAGCGCTCGAACGGTGCAGACCAGCACGACCGCGTCCGGTCCTCGGCCT
Above is a window of Armatimonadota bacterium DNA encoding:
- a CDS encoding CAP domain-containing protein → MADNIAVAAELILPMALRTLLAWALTPTLLVGAGTTPAAPVALSPAHEVALSVNQARREFGLPPLKIEPRLALAAQSHADDMAARGYFDHCAPEGHGPSERAAESGYPAAIWENCALGHEDARDAVKAWLESEGHRATLLSPSLREMGAGRSGRYWVLDCGARSGVYPIVIENDSPIVRSRRVALYLHGQNRVNWVRLSNDGKNYSPWMPYQPEMEWELSEGAGPKTVYYQAYDGKIRTMVDEVYLSR
- a CDS encoding PaaI family thioesterase gives rise to the protein MNSMSLQETYAPTSICFGCGPANEKGLHIRSFLADGEYVSDWTPEKHHEAFPGVLNGGIIGALLDCHSNWAAAHHLMVRTGADHPLCTVTAEFHVKLTRPTPTDGSVHLTARIAESSDERATVDAELIAGGKVCATCRGVFVAVKPGHPAYYRW
- a CDS encoding undecaprenyl/decaprenyl-phosphate alpha-N-acetylglucosaminyl 1-phosphate transferase; this encodes MKTIFAVFLIALVSTYWLTPWARELARRKGVLAIPDPRRVHKSPTPLWGGIAIYLGALIAIAFGLGRLSLLAPSLVVFLDRALPVIGIVAVGGLVLAMGLLDDRANLSPKVQAGFLLLAGLLVQIFGVQIVGFTNPFAQSTSGGFDASRYVPLGWLAVPVTAIWIFVVSKTMDTIDGIDGLAAGVGAIAGMTLALLALQTANATNQPYPHWLIAIAAAAITGSAAGFLRHNFNPATVFMGTGGAQFLGFMLASLSILGAFKAAAAFSILVPVLVFGLPLLDAAVVVVRRALSGQPIAQADKRHIHHQLLERGLNQRQAVIVLYAVAAAFGALALLLTRRG
- a CDS encoding helix-turn-helix transcriptional regulator, with protein sequence MEEAILIPGSRLIAQDDGFVIYERRFSSDDPLRATDLSPSPDWIEICISLRRPDPDMPVCPRARAEAGLTYFHHHLIVSIDPQLLQRLAEADRAKLCPTVAELLERSDDERSALNIDGAALKPIVDQILEPPDVGGMALFYQAKLREILSFICFERKPIDERIDRAVAFLHQHLDNPNASKSLAQAICLSPRQTQRLFRVVLGRSPSEYLAEIRLQKAASLLASGRATVSESAIEVGYVSLSHFSKAFRAKFGLSPSEFKAARQRRAG
- a CDS encoding dCMP deaminase, with the translated sequence MPRPSWDAYFMQIAKVVATRATCPRRSVGAVIVLDKRILTTGYNGAPHGLPHCSEIGCHLVDGHCLRALHAEQNAILQGALNGVSTKGATVYVTCQPCNHCAKMIINAGIRRVVFEGDYPDDFALELFGQAQVELVRFLDA